Genomic window (Bacillus vallismortis):
ATGGAAAATATATTAGATCTGTGGAATCAAGCCCTTGCTCAAATCGAAAAAAAGTTGAGCAAACCGAGCTTTGAAACTTGGATGAAATCAACCAAAGCCCACTCACTGCAGGGAGATACATTGACAATCACCGCTCCTAATGAATTTGCCAGAGACTGGCTCGAGTCCAGATACTTGCATCTTATTGCAGATACTATATATGAATTAACCGGGGAAGAATTGAGCATTAAGTTTGTCATTCCTCAAAATCAAGATGTTGAAGACTTTATGCCGAAACCGCAAGTCAAAAAAGCGGTCAAAGAAGAAACATCTGATTTTCCCCAAAATATGCTCAATCCAAAATATACTTTTGATACTTTTGTCATCGGATCTGGAAACCGATTTGCACACGCTGCTTCTCTCGCAGTAGCGGAAGCACCCGCGAAAGCATACAACCCTTTATTTATCTATGGGGGCGTTGGCTTAGGGAAAACACACTTAATGCATGCGATCGGCCATTATGTAATAGATCATAATCCTTCTGCCAAAGTGGTTTATCTGTCTTCTGAGAAATTTACAAACGAATTCATCAACTCTATCCGAGATAATAAAGCCGTCGATTTCCGCAATCGCTATCGAAATGTCGATGTGCTTTTGATAGATGATATTCAATTTTTAGCGGGAAAAGAACAGACCCAGGAAGAATTTTTCCATACATTTAACACATTGCACGAAGAAAGCAAACAAATCGTCATTTCAAGTGACAGACCGCCAAAAGAAATTCCGACACTTGAAGACAGATTACGTTCTCGTTTTGAATGGGGCCTGATTACGGATATCACGCCGCCTGATTTGGAGACGAGAATTGCGATTTTAAGAAAAAAAGCCAAAGCAGAAGGCCTCGATATTCCGAATGAGGTTATGCTTTACATCGCAAATCAAATCGACAGCAATATTCGGGAACTTGAAGGAGC
Coding sequences:
- the dnaA gene encoding chromosomal replication initiator protein DnaA, which encodes MENILDLWNQALAQIEKKLSKPSFETWMKSTKAHSLQGDTLTITAPNEFARDWLESRYLHLIADTIYELTGEELSIKFVIPQNQDVEDFMPKPQVKKAVKEETSDFPQNMLNPKYTFDTFVIGSGNRFAHAASLAVAEAPAKAYNPLFIYGGVGLGKTHLMHAIGHYVIDHNPSAKVVYLSSEKFTNEFINSIRDNKAVDFRNRYRNVDVLLIDDIQFLAGKEQTQEEFFHTFNTLHEESKQIVISSDRPPKEIPTLEDRLRSRFEWGLITDITPPDLETRIAILRKKAKAEGLDIPNEVMLYIANQIDSNIRELEGALIRVVAYSSLINKDINADLAAEALKDIIPSSKPKVITIKEIQRVVGQQFNIKLEDFKAKKRTKSVAFPRQIAMYLSREMTDSSLPKIGEEFGGRDHTTVIHAHEKISKLLTDDEQLQQHVKEIKEQLK